taataacagcCAGTTAAATTTAACACACACAAAACACATGAGCAATTCAATAAACACCAAATTTAATTCAGTGATTGGGGATTCTGGATTAAATAATGTCGATGAAAACATTTTAAACGacattataaataatccAGAAACAagtatacaaaaaaatacatcCATCAAtctaattaataaaaatatagatgataataataacaataataatgataataataataataataataatgatgtTATGCATACTCatttgaataatattaatatgtcAAATATTCAACCATTAATTCAATCTAATATTAAACTTAACATCGATCCGAATGTTCACATCAATCCTAATTTTCAGCTCTTATCTTATCAACAAGCTCCACAATATTCAATTAATGacaatgcatatatatgcaatttTAATCAAAAGTAGGTCGCCAAACAGGTGGTAAATTTGCAAAAACAAACTCAATACAAGgggaaatatataaaaagagCAAAAAGAAAGCGCACACACGTTTATATGTGTTATCTATTTATAAAGATGCAGCTATAAGCATTGATACCCGTATAGATAATTATTCTTCATATTCACagcataaattataatgttggtactattttttttgctttcacaatatttttactattattgataaattaatatacaattattaaaatttgcatatgcactattattcatataaacaggtatttttaatatatctacactttgtttatattggcgcatacatatatactaacatatatatatgcatattttgtgcattttttgaatttgtTTGTACAAACACgagagaaaaaataaataataatatagaaattgtaataaaatatgcaaacaataaatgataaagcGGCAATTAGCGAAACAACAAACAATGAATTAGCACTAATAAATAGTATTTAAATGAGTTGAATCCTATTCCTCTTTATcatgtatttattattattttattatttacttttttctccttgtaattttttatttaaaatttgtgCTATATAAACAATGGGATGCTTATTCCTATCTAAGATAAACATTTTTGTTACATATgaatatatcatatttatattagtatcttttctattttatatacatagagcgatataattttttttcctttttttgttttttgcatatatatttaactttatatttaaacttCAATcctaaataattttatatacccTTTTAATCtgttataattaaaaatggtGCAATAGTGAAACAGCGAATTGAGATTCTTCAATAAAATGAACGAAATATTTTTCGGTCTGGAATTATGGAAATTTACATATTACCccttaaaaaaacaaatgcAAAAGACTgtcttttttaataaaacgaatatatttttttaatatttatgatcaataaaacatataacaGTTTTTCTTAACTTAATTGTCTAATTATATGCTTATATAacatgtttatttttatattttttgaagcACCTTAAggtttattattgttttaaaatgtaATGCCACAAATGAACATAAATTTgcttcaaaaatataaattcaaattattaacacaataaaaaaaaacacaataAGTTGAAATAGCTATAATATGCGCATAGTAACATTACACgcgtaataaaaaaatatacagaATATACAGGCATAATGAAATGaatgaatattttacaaaCATACACATGCGGTATGCATAAATTTGAGGGGGAATAGTGTAAAGGATATTTGTATaacttataattttaataggTGATGGGAAAATTCAATtagtaataatacaattataaatattatgcatatatataatcctAATTATGGGTACATATAGAGggttataaataatgagaGAAATCACCTTCCATTTATTCCTCAGTGTTTTCGGGTGTGGGAATATAACCAATACTTTCGTAATATTCCtgcatatatgtgtgtgaATTTTTTTCGTAATGTGGATTATctacattatattttggaatttcaaaaaaaaatgggaaTCGTGCATAAAACGAGGTTCTTTTGGGCCTAAAGGATAAAGGATCAACCTCCTGATAATCTGGTTCATTGTCTATTATACTACTTTTAAATGATTGACTGAAATTTCTTAACCAATGGTTATAATACGGAAGCGAATATGCATGATGTTGATATCTATCAATTATGTTTCGTCGTTTATCTTGCCTTCTAAAATGCACATCAggattaaataatatgtgGCGTAAAACAACACCAAAAGATATTGCTACAGCATAATAggatataaaataatagttaTATTGACTTGGGTCATTAAACCAAGTGTTgtaactttttttaaaaaaatacttcAATAACTTATTATCTGTATAGCAGCCATTGAAGTTCCGAAAGGCATTGAAATAATGCTGCGCgttatgaaatataaacattCTTATTGAAAATGGCAAATACTAAATAGTAaggataaatataatataaaactgCTACaacataatttataatatttaaaaaaatatgttatatatatttatttattataatttctccgtattttatttatataatatccCTCTCAcgaatatataatatattactaCTATCCTAGCACAATTGTAATTactttttcgttttttcctttatctttaatttttacaCATTTTCTTTGTTGAATGCTTAAAGataattatacaaaaatgttttttccACTTACTTTTTCATGTTTTACgtgttatattttatttctaaatttttcgattttattatttaattttcgTGTGATTTTGtacattttaattttatatttttaatgcgttatactatatattttttttactataaagtataacaattttttgcatatgcattattatatagtaTAACTATTGCCAAATAATTCAATAAACCGCTGGAAAATGAacagaaaaatatataccaAATAATTCCTGATTTGTAAaaattcttatttttttttgtttttgtttaatttatgaatttgcaaatatattagtataTACACatcctttattttttatcttttttttcgaaataaattcaaaatggtaatttttaaattaagtttatcaaaaattgttttaatatGTGAACAAAATTAATGTCATAAATGAGCAATACgcgtatatatatataatacatggTCATAccaacaaaaaaattaacaatgca
This DNA window, taken from Plasmodium berghei ANKA genome assembly, chromosome: 13, encodes the following:
- a CDS encoding cytochrome c oxidase subunit ApiCOX26, putative; the encoded protein is MFIFHNAQHYFNAFRNFNGCYTDNKLLKYFFKKSYNTWFNDPSQYNYYFISYYAVAISFGVVLRHILFNPDVHFRRQDKRRNIIDRYQHHAYSLPYYNHWLRNFSQSFKSSIIDNEPDYQEVDPLSFRPKRTSFYARFPFFFEIPKYNVDNPHYEKNSHTYMQEYYESIGYIPTPENTEE